In one Haloplanus salinus genomic region, the following are encoded:
- a CDS encoding AI-2E family transporter — MDRRHVFGTLFGFLAVAAAAMLADVLATVFFAVTVAYLLSPLREELTRRGLSSWGASLAATVTAVLAVFALSLPLVVVVLLRLDAIIAFLSALPPTVTVEVYGFSTSVTLADARSTVVSFGRSLARSFALAAPVLALKLTVFVMVVFALLSRTAATHRALIALVPHTYREVVRALSRRARATLFAIYVLQAATAAGTFVIALVFFYLLGYPYYLTLAVLSALLQFLPVVGPSLLIGLLAVAHLLAGDPAAAALVFVGGALLVAWLPDVLIRPRLARETADLPGSLYFVGFVGGLLTLGPVGIIAGPLAVALVVEMADHLSEELNDVRVSED; from the coding sequence ATGGATCGCCGGCACGTGTTCGGCACGCTCTTTGGATTCCTGGCGGTCGCGGCCGCGGCCATGCTCGCCGACGTGCTCGCGACGGTCTTTTTCGCCGTGACGGTCGCCTACCTGCTCTCCCCGCTCCGCGAGGAACTGACGCGCCGCGGGCTCTCGTCGTGGGGAGCGAGCCTCGCCGCCACGGTCACCGCCGTCCTCGCGGTCTTCGCGCTCTCGCTTCCGCTCGTCGTCGTCGTGTTGCTCCGTCTCGACGCGATCATCGCCTTTCTCTCCGCGCTCCCGCCGACCGTCACCGTCGAGGTGTACGGCTTCTCGACGTCGGTCACCCTCGCCGACGCGCGGTCGACCGTCGTCTCGTTCGGTCGCTCGCTCGCCCGGTCGTTCGCGCTCGCGGCCCCCGTCCTCGCGCTCAAACTGACGGTGTTCGTGATGGTCGTGTTCGCCCTCCTCTCGCGCACCGCCGCGACCCACCGCGCGCTCATCGCCCTCGTTCCCCACACCTATCGGGAGGTCGTTCGGGCGCTGAGCCGCCGCGCCCGTGCCACCCTCTTCGCCATCTACGTGCTCCAGGCCGCGACGGCGGCGGGAACGTTCGTCATCGCGCTGGTGTTCTTCTATCTGCTCGGCTACCCGTACTACCTCACGCTGGCCGTTCTCTCGGCGCTCCTCCAGTTCCTGCCCGTGGTCGGCCCGTCGCTGTTGATCGGCCTGCTCGCGGTCGCCCACCTGCTCGCCGGCGACCCCGCGGCGGCGGCGCTCGTCTTCGTCGGCGGTGCCCTCCTCGTGGCGTGGCTCCCCGACGTGTTGATCCGTCCCCGACTCGCCCGGGAGACGGCCGACCTCCCCGGGAGTCTCTACTTCGTCGGCTTCGTCGGCGGCCTCCTGACGCTCGGTCCCGTCGGCATCATCGCCGGCCCGCTCGCCGTCGCGCTCGTCGTCGAGATGGCGGACCACCTCTCCGAGGAACTCAACGACGTGCGCGTCTCCGAGGACTAA
- a CDS encoding DUF7553 family protein, protein MTHDRLRRASEELHAAAEAADGEQRDRLTDQAEALAELAESGTDHGRLARHENALREIKAATDETVGEHVDAAMASITAYRETLDGV, encoded by the coding sequence GTGACACACGACCGACTCCGACGTGCGAGCGAGGAACTGCACGCCGCCGCCGAGGCGGCCGACGGCGAACAGCGGGACCGACTGACGGACCAGGCCGAAGCGCTCGCGGAGCTGGCGGAGAGCGGGACGGATCACGGCCGTCTCGCCCGACACGAGAACGCGCTGCGGGAGATCAAGGCGGCGACGGACGAGACGGTGGGCGAACACGTCGACGCGGCGATGGCGTCGATCACCGCCTACCGCGAGACGCTGGACGGTGTGTGA
- a CDS encoding DUF2391 family protein encodes MVGRRRRFRLADTAQQVVGGFLLAGPFVVTEEVWTLAANMSWLQTLLTVAIVFGIGYGALYKADDRDPESETEVGGVPLRFVSLVLVSYCSVLVLAVAFGAPGTFLGDTGGRTVGTNGVRVAVRTLEVTAKAVSVGAVFSVVGAATADSLF; translated from the coding sequence ATGGTCGGGCGACGACGACGATTCAGACTGGCGGATACCGCACAGCAGGTCGTCGGGGGCTTCCTGCTCGCCGGTCCTTTCGTCGTCACCGAGGAGGTGTGGACGCTGGCCGCGAACATGTCGTGGCTCCAGACCCTGTTGACCGTCGCCATCGTCTTCGGCATCGGCTACGGCGCCCTCTACAAGGCGGACGACCGGGATCCGGAAAGCGAGACCGAGGTGGGTGGCGTACCGCTCCGGTTCGTCTCGCTCGTCCTCGTGTCGTACTGTTCGGTGCTCGTCCTCGCCGTCGCGTTCGGCGCGCCCGGGACCTTCCTCGGCGACACCGGGGGACGGACGGTCGGGACGAACGGGGTCCGGGTCGCCGTCCGAACGCTCGAAGTGACGGCCAAGGCGGTCAGCGTCGGCGCCGTGTTCAGCGTCGTCGGCGCCGCGACGGCCGACTCGCTGTTTTGA
- a CDS encoding sulfurtransferase codes for MTEDIVVSVDWLADHLDEVRVVDVRDAWEFDGIGHLPGAVNVPFDRFRSDEGDEGMLPGAERWAALLGDVGIDRDDAIVAYDDEHGVFAARFLVTAFLYGHETLHLLDGDFSAWSRERETTSEAPSVEPSTYDVREPAASPLVDFEAVRAALDSDAVVVDTREAWEYEEGHLPGAVQLDWRELVDAETRGLKPDAELESLLAERGITPDRRVVLYCNTARRISHTYVALRHLGYDAVDFYEGSLTEWTERGGPVVEGADGNPE; via the coding sequence ATGACCGAGGATATCGTCGTGTCGGTCGACTGGCTCGCGGACCACCTGGACGAGGTGCGCGTCGTCGACGTGCGCGACGCGTGGGAGTTCGACGGCATCGGGCACCTCCCCGGTGCGGTGAACGTGCCGTTCGACCGGTTCCGGAGCGACGAGGGCGACGAGGGGATGTTGCCCGGCGCGGAGCGGTGGGCGGCGCTGCTGGGAGACGTGGGCATCGACCGCGACGACGCCATCGTCGCGTACGACGACGAGCACGGCGTCTTCGCCGCGCGCTTTCTCGTCACTGCGTTCCTGTACGGCCACGAGACCCTCCACCTCCTCGACGGCGACTTCAGCGCGTGGAGCCGGGAGCGCGAGACGACGAGCGAGGCGCCGTCCGTCGAGCCGTCGACCTACGACGTGCGAGAGCCGGCGGCGTCGCCCCTGGTCGACTTCGAGGCGGTTCGGGCGGCACTCGACTCCGACGCCGTGGTCGTCGACACCCGCGAAGCCTGGGAGTACGAGGAGGGGCACCTCCCCGGCGCCGTCCAACTCGACTGGCGCGAACTCGTCGACGCGGAGACGCGGGGACTGAAACCCGACGCCGAACTCGAGTCGCTACTGGCGGAGCGAGGAATCACGCCCGACCGTCGGGTCGTGCTCTACTGCAACACCGCTAGGCGGATCAGTCACACGTACGTCGCGCTCCGGCATCTTGGCTACGACGCCGTCGACTTCTACGAGGGGAGCCTGACGGAGTGGACGGAGCGGGGCGGCCCCGTGGTCGAAGGAGCCGACGGAAACCCCGAGTAG
- a CDS encoding sulfurtransferase, whose translation MSDSAYAKDVLVSADWVENHLADFQSDDPAHRLVEVDVDTEAYDEGHAPGAIGFNWETQLQDQTTRDILSKEDFEDLLGSHGISEDSTVVLYGDNSNWFAAYTYWQFKYYGHDDVRLMDGGRDYWLENDYPLTEEVPEFSAVDYEASGPRESIRAYREDVENAVERGLPLVDVRSPEEFSGEILAPPGLQETAQRGGHIPGAKNISWAAVTNDDGTFKTREEIADLYAEEDIDGEGTTVAYCRIGERSSVAWFALHELLGYEDTINYDGSWTEWGNLVGAPIEKGN comes from the coding sequence ATGTCAGACTCAGCGTACGCGAAGGACGTTCTCGTCTCGGCGGATTGGGTCGAGAACCATCTCGCGGACTTTCAGAGCGACGACCCGGCCCACCGACTCGTAGAAGTCGACGTGGACACGGAGGCGTACGACGAGGGCCACGCCCCGGGCGCCATCGGATTCAACTGGGAGACCCAACTCCAGGACCAGACCACCCGCGACATCCTCTCGAAGGAGGACTTCGAGGACCTGCTGGGGAGCCACGGCATCTCCGAGGACTCCACCGTCGTACTGTACGGCGACAACTCCAACTGGTTCGCGGCCTACACCTACTGGCAGTTCAAATACTACGGCCACGACGACGTGCGCCTGATGGACGGCGGCCGCGACTACTGGCTGGAAAACGACTATCCGCTCACGGAGGAGGTCCCCGAGTTCTCGGCCGTCGACTACGAGGCGTCCGGCCCCCGGGAGAGCATCCGCGCGTACCGCGAGGACGTGGAGAACGCCGTCGAACGCGGCCTGCCGCTGGTCGACGTCCGAAGCCCCGAGGAGTTCTCCGGCGAGATTCTCGCCCCGCCGGGACTGCAGGAGACCGCCCAGCGCGGCGGTCACATCCCCGGCGCGAAGAACATCTCGTGGGCCGCGGTGACCAACGACGACGGGACGTTCAAGACCCGCGAAGAGATCGCGGATCTCTACGCGGAGGAGGACATCGACGGCGAGGGCACCACCGTCGCTTACTGTCGGATCGGCGAGCGCTCCTCCGTCGCCTGGTTCGCGCTCCACGAACTCCTCGGCTACGAGGACACCATCAACTACGACGGCTCCTGGACCGAGTGGGGCAACCTCGTCGGCGCCCCCATCGAGAAGGGTAACTGA
- a CDS encoding DUF7090 family protein produces MDYTLAIDGAPATIPGGTGVLLLHPSIGETDRIDTDFLKTDTDNFLVISTRTTAREVEQKLEHYDVDESRAEILDTLSVERGYSRRPSERVHYVASPDDLDGIVAKTEAFLDSHAGKRRVSVDSLTEMAYYADEDGVYEATRRLLDLLAEYDAVGLFHLSKEVHDEETLDRFRDLFDGVLDLGVDGDVAVDFGDA; encoded by the coding sequence ATGGATTACACGCTCGCCATCGACGGCGCGCCGGCGACCATCCCCGGCGGGACTGGGGTGCTCCTCCTCCACCCGAGCATCGGCGAGACCGACCGGATCGACACCGACTTTCTGAAGACCGACACCGACAACTTCCTCGTCATCTCGACCCGAACCACCGCCCGCGAGGTCGAACAGAAACTCGAACACTACGACGTGGACGAGTCGCGGGCCGAAATCCTCGACACCCTCTCGGTCGAGCGGGGGTACTCCCGGCGTCCCTCCGAGCGCGTCCACTACGTCGCCTCGCCGGACGACCTGGACGGCATCGTCGCCAAGACGGAGGCGTTTCTCGACTCCCACGCCGGGAAGCGCCGCGTGAGCGTCGACTCGCTCACCGAGATGGCGTACTACGCCGACGAGGACGGGGTATACGAGGCGACGCGGCGGCTCCTCGACCTCCTGGCGGAGTACGACGCCGTCGGCCTCTTTCACCTCTCGAAGGAAGTCCACGACGAGGAGACGTTGGACCGCTTTCGCGACCTGTTCGACGGCGTCCTCGACCTCGGCGTCGACGGCGACGTGGCCGTCGACTTCGGGGACGCGTAG
- a CDS encoding transcription antitermination protein — MDGTTLVDTVTDDLETQLSRLGSSKWLYALTDGDMTGEAVRAAAAADAVAAAETFESWADDADDDAAETFATLAASAADRRDAVDPGADTADRGRYDVLADFDGTVARLGGALGSLLVLDRTVGQMVGFFVGDADPSTANEFRDIRDDVDADRSRVVDALDSACSGDDDWDRAATAATAVVEATYDDYVETLESMGIKPKNVC, encoded by the coding sequence ATGGACGGTACGACGCTCGTCGATACGGTGACCGACGACCTGGAAACCCAACTCTCCCGACTCGGCTCCTCGAAGTGGCTGTACGCGCTCACCGACGGCGACATGACCGGCGAGGCGGTCCGCGCCGCCGCGGCCGCCGACGCCGTCGCGGCCGCGGAGACGTTCGAATCTTGGGCCGACGACGCGGACGACGACGCCGCGGAGACGTTCGCCACCCTCGCCGCCTCGGCGGCCGACCGGCGCGACGCCGTCGACCCCGGGGCCGACACCGCGGACCGCGGACGCTATGACGTCCTCGCCGACTTCGACGGGACCGTCGCCCGTCTCGGCGGCGCCCTCGGCTCCCTCCTCGTCCTCGACCGGACGGTCGGACAGATGGTCGGGTTCTTCGTCGGCGATGCCGATCCGTCGACGGCCAACGAGTTCCGCGACATCCGGGACGACGTCGACGCCGACCGGAGTCGCGTCGTCGACGCCCTCGACTCCGCGTGTTCCGGCGACGACGACTGGGACCGCGCCGCCACCGCCGCGACGGCCGTCGTCGAGGCGACTTACGACGACTACGTCGAGACCTTAGAGTCGATGGGTATCAAACCGAAAAACGTCTGTTAA
- a CDS encoding DUF2073 domain-containing protein codes for MPEVTPTDAEDGVQIDLISGARMEEMASMEKVRLILDGVRDGNIVILEEGLSPNEESKLIEVTMTEISPDEFNGIEIETYPRSETADRSFLDRLMGRESTKKLTVIGPANQIQTLHKDENLISALVSRK; via the coding sequence ATGCCCGAAGTCACTCCGACCGACGCCGAGGACGGCGTCCAGATCGACCTCATCAGCGGCGCCCGGATGGAGGAGATGGCGAGCATGGAGAAGGTGCGGCTCATCCTCGACGGCGTCCGGGACGGCAACATCGTCATCCTCGAGGAGGGGCTCTCCCCGAACGAGGAGTCGAAGCTCATCGAGGTGACGATGACCGAGATCAGTCCCGACGAGTTCAACGGCATCGAGATCGAGACGTACCCTCGATCCGAGACGGCCGACCGAAGCTTCCTCGACCGGCTGATGGGCCGCGAGTCGACGAAGAAACTCACCGTCATCGGCCCGGCTAACCAGATCCAGACGCTCCACAAGGACGAAAACCTCATCAGCGCGCTCGTCTCGCGCAAGTAG
- a CDS encoding OapC/ArvC family zinc-ribbon domain-containing protein has translation MPHQCTNCERVFPDGSKEMLSGCPDCGGNKFQFKPDSSTPTPTLGDDGADADASQSSRPSPDRTPSGSPTAPDGDAPPGRAPSPPESTPDADADADADADYIEAESDPSALGEDTAQADARRDVVTRDELDDVATPPPAADDAARAIPPDDDAAESPGIDDLRAELNDQFESIKIVEPGQYELNLMELYDRQECIISLQEDGHYVIEVVDTWRDGES, from the coding sequence ATGCCCCACCAGTGCACGAACTGTGAGCGAGTCTTCCCCGACGGCTCCAAGGAGATGCTTTCGGGGTGTCCCGACTGTGGCGGCAACAAGTTCCAGTTCAAACCGGACTCGTCGACGCCGACGCCGACGCTGGGGGACGACGGCGCCGACGCCGACGCCTCGCAATCCTCCCGACCGTCGCCTGATCGCACGCCGTCCGGATCGCCGACCGCCCCCGACGGCGACGCCCCGCCGGGCCGTGCGCCGTCGCCCCCGGAATCGACACCCGACGCCGATGCCGACGCCGACGCCGACGCCGACTACATCGAGGCAGAGTCCGACCCGAGCGCCCTCGGGGAGGACACGGCACAGGCCGACGCCCGTCGCGACGTGGTCACCCGCGACGAACTCGACGACGTGGCGACTCCACCGCCGGCGGCCGACGACGCCGCCCGAGCGATCCCCCCCGACGACGACGCGGCCGAGTCGCCCGGCATCGACGACCTGCGTGCGGAGCTCAACGACCAGTTCGAGAGCATCAAAATCGTCGAACCCGGGCAGTACGAACTCAACCTGATGGAACTGTACGACCGCCAGGAGTGCATCATCTCGCTCCAAGAGGACGGTCACTACGTCATCGAAGTCGTCGACACCTGGCGCGACGGCGAGTCGTAA
- a CDS encoding DUF7089 family protein translates to MFERRSLSGELAAIRAAHAPDVIILDVDSDFETLPPAAAEDLGLLVDALDPATYPAEWVPDDAPRPLRRYAGSAFTIGLPGDGTVTWTRQTDPPVVFCKARAEGTPDAFLDLLIAEALVQVGLDAPEAFLPFFADHYPDLDAAVPLDPASVYQIGAALYDGWLGLRTRPTFEAWAEEYPSLHDAWVDAGDRLRDRVAGLPGAVARGETEFPDATELACAAIKHGLDLPAPFAALDTAAYVDYGADYAVRWARKTFETLE, encoded by the coding sequence ATGTTCGAGCGCCGGTCGCTCTCCGGGGAACTGGCAGCCATTCGCGCCGCCCACGCCCCCGACGTGATCATCCTCGATGTCGACAGCGACTTCGAGACGTTGCCGCCCGCGGCCGCCGAGGATCTCGGCCTCTTGGTCGACGCCCTCGACCCGGCTACCTACCCCGCCGAGTGGGTGCCGGACGACGCCCCTCGGCCGCTTCGCCGGTACGCCGGGTCGGCGTTCACTATCGGCCTCCCGGGTGACGGGACCGTAACGTGGACGCGCCAGACGGATCCGCCGGTCGTCTTCTGCAAGGCGCGCGCCGAGGGCACGCCCGACGCCTTCCTCGACTTGCTGATCGCCGAGGCGCTCGTCCAAGTGGGGCTCGACGCCCCCGAGGCGTTTCTCCCGTTCTTCGCCGACCACTATCCGGACCTCGACGCGGCGGTGCCGCTCGACCCGGCGTCGGTTTATCAGATCGGTGCCGCGCTGTACGACGGGTGGCTGGGACTCCGAACCCGGCCGACGTTCGAGGCGTGGGCCGAGGAGTACCCCTCCCTCCACGACGCGTGGGTCGACGCCGGCGACCGACTCCGGGACCGCGTCGCGGGGCTTCCGGGCGCCGTCGCTCGGGGCGAGACGGAGTTCCCGGACGCGACGGAACTCGCCTGCGCCGCGATCAAACACGGGCTCGATCTGCCGGCGCCCTTCGCGGCGCTCGATACGGCGGCGTACGTCGACTACGGGGCCGACTACGCGGTCCGGTGGGCGAGAAAGACCTTCGAGACGCTGGAGTAG
- a CDS encoding Era-like GTP-binding protein gives MGLLTGLRDSIARVTERLFSASDPKRIGIYGPPNAGKTTLANRIARDWTGDAIGPESHVPHETRRARRKENVEIERNGRTVTIDIVDTPGVTTKVDYKEFLEHDIDEEDAVRRSREATEGVAEAMHWLREDVDGVIYVLDSTEDPFTQVNTMLIGIIESQDLPVLILANKTDLDDSNVKRIEDAFPQHRTIPLSALEGDNMDEVYDRIAEYFG, from the coding sequence ATGGGACTGCTCACAGGACTCAGAGACAGCATCGCACGAGTTACAGAACGACTGTTCTCGGCCAGCGATCCCAAACGCATCGGGATCTACGGCCCGCCGAACGCCGGAAAGACGACGCTCGCGAACCGGATCGCGCGCGACTGGACCGGCGACGCCATCGGCCCGGAGAGCCACGTCCCGCACGAGACGCGACGGGCGCGCCGGAAGGAGAACGTCGAAATCGAACGCAACGGGCGCACCGTCACCATCGACATCGTCGACACGCCGGGCGTGACGACGAAAGTCGACTACAAGGAGTTCCTCGAACACGACATCGACGAGGAGGACGCGGTCCGTCGCTCCCGCGAGGCGACGGAGGGGGTCGCCGAGGCGATGCACTGGCTCCGCGAGGACGTCGACGGCGTCATCTACGTCCTCGATAGCACCGAGGACCCGTTCACGCAGGTCAACACCATGCTCATCGGCATCATCGAGAGCCAGGATCTCCCGGTACTCATCCTCGCGAACAAGACGGACCTCGACGACTCGAACGTCAAGCGCATCGAGGACGCCTTCCCCCAACATCGGACGATTCCGCTGTCGGCGCTCGAAGGCGACAACATGGACGAAGTGTACGACAGGATCGCGGAGTACTTCGGGTGA